Proteins co-encoded in one Arachis hypogaea cultivar Tifrunner chromosome 13, arahy.Tifrunner.gnm2.J5K5, whole genome shotgun sequence genomic window:
- the LOC112736174 gene encoding GDSL esterase/lipase At1g74460 — protein MFIYIEKVLTKHAIFVRERKMKNKLVVAVVSVIVVAASVVLEGCECRTVQFIFGDSLSDVGNNKYLSKSLAQASLPWYGIDFGNGLPNGRFSNGRTVADIIGDQMGLPRPPPFLDPSLTEDDILHNGLNYASGGGGILNDTGTYFIQRFSLYKQIELFEGTQELIREKIGKEEADKFFKEARYVVALGSNDFINNYLMPVYRDSWTYNDDTFIQYLIQTLRGQLTALHALGARQLMVFGLGPMGCIPLQRVLSSSASGGCQHRTNTLALSFNKAAAKLMDDLGKQLANSSFRFGDAYDVVNDVISNPNKYGFENSDSPCCSFGRIRPALTCLPASRLCKDRSKYVFWDEYHPTDSANQLIANELIKKFGFLRLNQSSSSPSPSPSPAI, from the exons atgttcATATATATTGAAAAGGTCCTAACTAAGCATGCAATAtttgtgagagagagaaagatgaaGAATAAGTTGGTGGTGGCGGTGGTGAGTGTGATAGTAGTAGCAGCGAGCGTAGTGCTAGAAGGATGCGAGTGCAGGACAGTGCAATTCATATTTGGGGACTCACTGTCGGATGTTGGAAACAACAAGTACCTGTCCAAGAGCCTCGCTCAGGCTAGCTTGCCGTGGTACGGCATTGATTTCGGAAACGGGCTCCCGAATGGCAGGTTCTCCAATGGGCGCACTGTTGCCGATATCATTGGGGATCAAATGGGCCTTCCAAGGCCTCCTCCTTTCTTGGACCCATCCTTGACTGAAGATGATATTTTGCACAATGGCCTCAATTATGCTTCTGGAGGGGGCGGCATTTTGAATGACACAGGCACCTATTTT ATTCAGAGGTTCTCTCTCTACAAGCAAATTGAGCTGTTCGAGGGGACACAAGAACTAATAAGAGAGAAAATCGGGAAAGAGGAGGCAGACAAGTTTTTCAAGGAAGCAAGGTATGTGGTTGCACTGGGCAGCAATGACTTCATAAACAACTACTTGATGCCCGTATACAGGGACTCATGGACTTACAATGATGACACCTTCATACAATACCTGATACAAACACTGAGAGGCCAACTCACGGCTCTGCACGCATTGGGTGCAAGGCAGCTGATGGTCTTTGGGCTGGGCCCAATGGGCTGCATCCCCCTTCAGAGGGTGCTTTCGTCCTCCGCCTCCGGGGGCTGCCAACACAGAACCAACACCCTGGCCCTTAGCTTCAACAAAGCTGCCGCCAAATTGATGGACGACTTGGGGAAACAACTTGCCAATTCAAGCTTCAGATTTGGAGATGCTTATGATGTTGTCAACGATGTCATTTCCAACCCAAACAAGTATGGTTTTGAAAACTCAGATTCACCTTGTTGCTCGTTTGGGAGGATACGACCCGCTCTCACCTGTTTACCAGCTTCAAGGCTCTGCAAAGACAGAAGCAAGTACGTATTCTGGGATGAGTACCACCCCACAGACAGTGCTAACCAGCTCATAGCCAATGAACTTATCAAAAAGTTCGGCTTCTTGCGTCTTAATCAATCTTCAtcctccccttccccttccccttcccctgcTATTTGA
- the LOC112735676 gene encoding uncharacterized protein, producing MMMMKGTTMIRLFSVVVLVGLCHLICLTRAVPITRTQSLIMHKGPQVDAALLAVENINNHNVNLQREVVIIRERDLEETRSSSAVNTERMGLLELHDYPPTGANDRHNPKSPSP from the exons atgatgatgatgaaaggcACCACAATGATTCGCTTGTTCTCTGTTGTTGTTCTAGTAGGGCTCTGTCATCTGATATGCTTGACGAGAGCAGTCCCTATCACAA GAACCCAAAGCCTTATTATGCATAAAGGTCCCCAAGTTGATGCTGCTTTATTGGCGGTGGAGAATATCAACAACCACAACGTTAACCTACAACGA GAAGTTGTCATCATCAGAGAAAGAGACTTGGAGGAGACAAGAAGTAGTTCAGCCGTTAATACTGAGAGGATGGGGTTGTTGGAACTGCATGACTACCCACCTACAGGGGCTAATGACCGTCATAATCCAAAATCACCATCTCCATAG
- the LOC112735984 gene encoding uncharacterized protein — translation MSQNHRQLDSNLICRIILPLIQSNPFVSISILQGAVQASYHFKPSYRKVWMAKQKAIAQICGDWEESYNKVSKLLQALQSCFPGTICDLRVKPFYDGHLLVCDCSMFDKVFWSFPSCVEAFKHCKSFVSVDGTHLYGRYGGVLLIAVAQYGNSNILPIAFAIVESESTESWSFFLTNLRRHITPQDGLLVIFESTESWSFFLTNLEVSRPGVIRRLV, via the coding sequence ATGTCTCAAAACCATCGTCAGTTAGACAGCAATCTGATCTGCAGGATCATCTTGCCGTTGATTCAGTCCAACCCCTTTGTAAGCATTTCGATTTTACAAGGTGCGGTTCAAgcaagctatcacttcaaaccaTCCTACAGAAAGGTGTGGATGGCCAAGCAGAAGGCAATTGCACAAATATGTGGGGATTGGGAAGAGTCGTACAATAAAGTTTCGAAGTTGCTTCAGGCACTGCAGAGCTGTTTTCCTGGTACCATTTGTGACCTACGCGTTAAACCGTTCTacgatggacaccttttggtatGTGACTGCAGTATGTTCGACAAGGTATTTTGGTCTTTCCCGTCATGTGTCGAGGCCTTCAAGCATTGCAAGTCCTTTGTCTCCGTAGATGGTACACATCTGTATGGCAGGTATGGTGGTGTGTTGCTTATTGCGGTGGCGCAATATGGGAATAGCAACATCCTGCCTATTGCTTTTGCCATTGTGGAGTCTGAGAGTACCGAGTCATGGTCGTTCTTCCTAACTAATCTGAGACGCCACATCACCCCACAAGACGGCCTATTGGTTATCTTCGAGAGCACCGAGTCATGGTCGTTCTTCCTAACTAACCTCGAAGTCAGCCGCCCCGGCGTAATACGACGTCTCGTTTAG
- the LOC112736175 gene encoding cyclic dof factor 1 has translation MMMVDNKDPAITLFGKKIPFPGEAALNAAELEDDEVDKQVGHKDDGADEVTEKKKEADPSRNGNAEINKRKDWGVQNPKTPSIEEESAKIKKEQSDAEQEKAVKKPDKVLPCPRCNSMDTKFCYYNNYNVNQPRYFCKACQRYWTAGGTMRNVPVGAGRRKNKNSASASHYRHINISDGTLKSSGRVLSFGLDTPPPPICDSMASVLNGFHGIEDQSGENGDDCSSASSITMEETGKTASQEPLAQSPPQVPCIPSVPWPYPWNSALCPPGFPISFYPAPLWNWNVPWFPSHPSTPNSPTLGKHSRDDGDDDTVKQDYRRKEEPPRQRNGCVLVPKTLRIDDPSEAAKSSIWATLGIKNECVIGGGMFKAFRSNKEEKNKVVETSPVLLANPAALSRSLHFHENS, from the exons ATGATGATGGTGGATAACAAGGACCCTGCAATTACTCTCTTTGGGAAGAAGATTCCCTTTCCCGGTGAAGCTGCTCTCAATGCCGCGGAATTAGAGGATGATGAGGTGGACAAACAAGTAGGACACAAG GATGATGGAGCTGATGAAGTTactgagaaaaagaaagaggCTGATCCTTCTCGAAATGGAAATGCAGAGATCAATAAAAGAAAGGATTGGGGTGTTCAGAACCCAAAAACACCATCCATAGAGGAAGAAAGTGCAAAAATAAAGAAGGAGCAAAGCGATGCAGAGCAAGAGAAGGCAGTGAAGAAGCCGGATAAAGTGCTTCCATGTCCGCGCTGCAATAGCATGGACACCAAGTTCTGCTACTACAACAACTACAACGTCAACCAGCCGCGCTACTTCTGCAAGGCGTGCCAAAGATACTGGACTGCAGGCGGCACCATGAGGAACGTGCCGGTTGGGGCAGGCAGGAGAAAGAACAAGAACAGCGCCAGCGCCTCCCACTATCGCCACATCAACATCTCTGATGGGACCTTGAAATCCAGTGGCAGAGTCCTCAGCTTTGGATTGGATACACCACCACCACCCATATGTGATTCCATGGCGTCTGTCCTCAACGGTTTTCATGGAATTGAGGATCAAAGTGGAGAAAATGGCGATGACTGCTCGAGTGCATCTTCCATTACCATGGAGGAAACAGGAAAAACCGCATCCCAAGAGCCTTTAGCACAAAGCCCTCCCCAAGTCCCATGCATTCCTAGTGTTCCTTGGCCTTATCCCTGGAATTCTGCTCTGTGTCCTCCTGGATTTCCCATTTCATTCTACCCGGCGCCTCTTTGGAATTGGAATGTTCCGTGGTTCCCCTCACATCCATCTACTCCAAACTCTCCAACTCTAGGGAAGCACTCCAgggatgatggtgatgatgacacTGTCAAGCAAGACTATAGGCGAAAGGAAGAACCTCCAAGGCAGAGAAATGGGTGTGTTTTGGTTCCCAAAACTTTAAGAATTGATGATCCAAGTGAAGCTGCAAAGAGTTCTATATGGGCAACTCTAGGAATCAAGAATGAATGTGTCATTGGGGGTGGAATGTTTAAGGCTTTCCGATCAAACAAGGAAGAGAAGAATAAAGTGGTTGAAACCTCGCCAGTGTTGCTGGCTAACCCTGCAGCCTTGTCTAGATCCCTTCATTTTCATGAGAACTCCTGA